The proteins below are encoded in one region of Paenacidovorax monticola:
- a CDS encoding biotin/lipoyl-containing protein, translating into MSTDIILPQDAWQDVEPGTEALVEDWLVQVGDSVKVGQPLASVVVVKSSHEVLAPADGVVESILVPAEGTFKPGQSLGTLA; encoded by the coding sequence ATGAGCACCGACATCATTCTTCCGCAAGACGCCTGGCAGGACGTGGAGCCCGGCACCGAGGCCCTGGTCGAGGACTGGCTGGTGCAGGTGGGCGACAGCGTCAAGGTGGGCCAGCCGCTGGCCAGCGTGGTGGTGGTCAAGTCCAGCCACGAGGTGCTGGCGCCCGCCGATGGCGTGGTCGAGTCCATCCTCGTGCCGGCCGAAGGCACCTTCAAGCCAGGCCAGAGCCTGGGCACGCTGGCATGA